A genomic window from Silurus meridionalis isolate SWU-2019-XX chromosome 21, ASM1480568v1, whole genome shotgun sequence includes:
- the fam171a1 gene encoding protein FAM171A1 isoform X2, translating into MVYEDEVQIISGYQGSRLQPLVQFQRRALRLPPNVTYTNLTAFLTVTHSGQATQQFPYLQGLGSNSSGSDRRFELTPVAAISVHLLGSDGAELHVSEPISVSVPLPANSGLKENDHIPAWRFDPKLGAWLKSSLGYVQREGGGELILTYIAPQLGYWVAAMSPINTGPVVAKDISTYHTVFLLAILGGMALILLFLLCLLLCYCRRKCSRSRRANQKYSLTSLDSSKRDQATSMSHLNLINETQPDQLGVEPDLHTPMLNAAPHDSSTSELVSSRNELGSRSQRDYRRSYTSIVSSTVHPLHMSALSSSPYPLQHAASAGRLSSESKANPRELRLSPAMTSPTTSPERDLGSEHRPSDFLLSRSVDQLERPPGLLPRPGELLCCTSELQVSQGGAGYQKGRPTLLIPAHYMRLPGTHPLSGQALLLQSDERSELESIRAELNASHQPQAEVVQVDDMGEEIDEGKTGAREAGGGTVDEWTSTLPEALSIPNSLSEAALGVVQMNGEDQLLAEKTLMELRGGKPLPHPRAWFVSLDGRSNAHIRHSYIDLQRATHGTCSVGSNDASLDSGVDVSDVTPSRKNKGQEKNAVRTPNVACTSLVFMEDKVNAHSEPNESESQTPACSPEENSNKPLLPSSEVEEETIVPPSPPLLPTPPLPSPPPLPDPTMEEQEDSRVDTEQIVRTEHAQTHLKLPSSNSAPDGLAAPEDIDENKKSPWQKREERPLLAFNLK; encoded by the exons GCAGCGACCGCAGATTTGAGCTGACCCCTGTGGCTGCTATAAGCGTTCATCTTTTGGGCAGCGATGGGGCAGAGCTTCATGTCAGTGAACCAATCAGTGTGAGCGTTCCCCTCCCTGCTAATAGTGGCTTGAAGGAGAATGACCACATTCCTGCCTGGAGGTTCGATCCCAAACTCG gagcctGGTTGAAGAGCAGTTTGGGCTACGTGCAGAGAGAAGGAGGTGGAGAGCTCATCCTCACCTACATCGCCCCTCAGCTTGGTTACTGGGTAGCAGCCATGTCTCCTATAAACACAG GTCCTGTGGTTGCGAAGGACATCAGCACATACCACACTGTGTTCCTTTTGGCCATCCTGGGAGGCATGGCCCTCATCCTGCTCTTCCTCCTCTGTCTTCTGCTCTGTTACTGCAG GAGAAAGTGCTCACGCTCCAGACGGGCTAACCAGAAGTACTCTCTGACCTCACTGGACAGCTCTAAAAGAGATCAAGCTACGTCCATGTCTCACCTCAACCTCATTAACGAAACCCAACCAGACCAGTTGGGGGTGGAACCAGACCTGCACACACCCATGCTGAACGCCGCCCCTCACGACTCATCCACCAGTGAGCTAGTGTCTTCTCGAAATGAGCTCGGGAGTCGGTCCCAGCGTGACTATCGCCGTAGCTACACCTCTATCGTCTCATCAACCGtccatcctctgcacatgtctgcTTTGTCCTCATCTCCGTATCCGCTGCAACACGCTGCCTCAGCTGGCCGCCTGTCCTCAGAGAGCAAGGCCAATCCACGCGAGCTCCGCCTTTCTCCAGCCATGACTTCACCCACAACTTCACCAGAGAGAGATCTGGGGAGTGAGCATCGTCCATCTGACTTCCTGCTTTCACGCTCTGTGGATCAGCTAGAACGCCCTCCAGGTCTTCTGCCTCGGCCCGGAGAACTGCTCTGCTGCACGTCGGAGCTGCAGGTCAGCCAGGGTGGAGCCGGATATCAGAAAGGCCGTCCCACTTTGCTTATCCCTGCCCATTATATGCGGCTGCCTGGGACACACCCTCTATCAGGACAAGCGCTTCTACTCCAGTCTGATGAACGGAGCGAGCTCGAGAGCATCCGTGCAGAGCTTAATGCATCTCATCAGCCTCAAGCTGAAGTTGTACAAGTGGACGACATGGGTGAAGAGATAGATGAGGGGAAAACAGGAGCGAGGGAGGCAGGAGGAGGGACAGTGGATGAGTGGACGTCAACGTTGCCTGAAGCCTTGTCAATCCCCAACTCACTAAGCGAGGCGGCACTCGGGGTGGTGCAGATGAACGGAGAAGATCAGCTACTGGCTGAAAAGACGTTAATGGAGTTGAGGGGCGGGAAACCCCTGCCACATCCACGAGCCTGGTTTGTGTCACTGGACGGCCGTTCGAACGCACACATCCGCCATTCTTACATCGATCTACAGAGGGCTACACACGGCACCTGCTCTGTGGGCAGCAACGATGCCAGTTTGGACTCGGGCGTAGACGTAAGTGACGTCACGCCGAGCCGCAAGAACAAAGGCCAGGAAAAGAACGCGGTTAGGACACCCAATGTGGCATGCACATCGCTGGTATTTATGGAGGATAAAGTTAATGCTCATTCAGAACCCAACGAAAGTGAAAGCCAAACTCCTGCCTGTAGCCCGGAAGAAAACTCTAATAAGCCCTTGTTGCCCAGCTCCGAGGTGGAGGAAGAGACTATAGTGCCTCCTTCACCTCCTTTGCTACCCACTCCTCCACTCCCATCCCCTCCTCCGCTCCCGGATCCCACCATGGAGGAACAAGAGGATTCAAGAGTAGATACTGAGCAGATAGTGAGGACTGAGCATGCACAAACGCACCTTAAGCTTCCCTCGAGCAACAGCGCCCCGGATGGTTTGGCTGCTCCTGAGGACATTGATGAGAACAAGAAGAGTCCGTGGCAAAAGCGTGAGGAAAGGCCACTGCTTGCCTTTAACCTGAAATAA